Proteins encoded together in one Lathyrus oleraceus cultivar Zhongwan6 chromosome 5, CAAS_Psat_ZW6_1.0, whole genome shotgun sequence window:
- the LOC127087682 gene encoding probable protein phosphatase 2C 27 has translation MLEGVDYYSPPFTMFESDDYNKNNDFLVVVHDDDDVDVIDDDDDDKSEDFKNLKPITKGKPPRHVSGLRHSLSSTRLMQAVANLGVDAGVTGSKSSSQDKTDYLPIFRSGSCAERGPKQYMEDEHICIDDLTQHIGSASNLPFPGAFYGVFDGHGGTDAALFVRNNILRLIVEDSQFPTCAGKAITSAFMKADYAFADSSSLDISSGTTALTALVFGRNMIIANAGDCRAVLGRRGRAVEMSIDQKPNCISERLRIEKLGGVVYDGYLNGQLSVSRALGDWHMKGPKGSACPLSAEPELQEVCLTEDDEFLIMGCDGLWDVMSNQCAVTMARKELMIHNDPERCSRELVREALKRNSCDNLTVIVVCFSPDPPPRIEIPPSRVRRSISAESLTLLKGVLEC, from the exons ATGCTTGAGGGTGTAGATTATTATTCTCCTCCATTTACAATGTTTGAAAGCGATGATTACAATAAAAACAATGATTTTCTGGTTGttgttcatgatgatgatgatgttgatgttattgatgatgatgatgacgatAAATCAGAGGATTTTAAGAATCTGAAACCAATCACAAAGGGGAAACCTCCAAGGCATGTGTCTGGTTTGAGACACAGCCTTAGCTCAACCAGATTGATGCAGGCTGTAGCAAATTTG GGTGTAGATGCCGGGGTAACTGGAAGTAAGTCATCTTCTCAAGACAAGACAGATTATCTACCCATATTTCGATCAGGAAGTTGTGCTGAGAGAGGGCCTAAACAATATATGGAAGATGAACACATATGTATAGATGATCTTACTCAACACATAGGTTCTGCTTCAAATCTTCCTTTTCCTGGAGCTTTCTACGGG GTGTTTGATGGTCATGGAGGAACAGATGCTGCTTTGTTTGTAAGAAATAACATCCTTAGACTCATTGTTGAGGACTCTCAATTTCCAACTTGTGCGGGGAAAGCAATTACAAGTGCGTTTATGAAAGCCGATTATGCATTTGCAGATTCCAGCTCGCTTGATATCTCCTCTGGCACCACTGCTTTAACTGCTCTTGTATTTGGGAG GAACATGATAATTGCGAATGCGGGGGATTGTCGAGCTGTATTGGGGAGACGAGGTAGAGCGGTTGAGATGTCAATAGACCAGAAACCAAATTGCATTTCAGAAAGGCTAAGGATTGAAAAACTTGGTGGAGTGGTATATGATGGATACTTGAACGGCCAATTATCTGTTTCGCGTGCCTTAGGAGACTGGCACATGAAGGGTCCCAAGGGTTCTGCCTGCCCTTTGAGTGCTGAGCCAGAGTTGCAGGAAGTCTGTCTGACCGAGGATGATGAGTTTTTGATTATGGGCTGCGATGGCCTGTGGGATGTAATGAGTAACCAATGTGCTGTGACCATGGCAAGAAAAGAGTTGATGATACATAATGATCCAGAAAGGTGTTCAAGAGAGTTGGTCAGAGAGGCTCTTAAGCGTAACTCGTGTGATAATTTAACAGTTATTGTCGTATGTTTCTCCCCTGATCCTCCTCCTAGAATAGAGATACCTCCTTCTCGAGTCAGGAGGAGTATATCAGCAGAAAGTCTCACTTTACTTAAGGGTGTATTAGAGTGTTAG
- the LOC127087683 gene encoding uncharacterized protein LOC127087683, which translates to MKISGSISSMFHLCLFLLILIGTLSPSHAVDDKCAACKAVAGELEIGFSREKPRNHLDMRHRLDSKGQRQGKLIDYRISELRVVDLLDGLCDKMQDYTLRIFPDSHEWYKVGNWDNLKTNKQEAKAYSKDISSYCGRLLEETEDELTELIKKGSVKVGGVSKVLCQDLSKHCSQTSVSREAEVDDDDDDDDDEDDGEL; encoded by the exons ATGAAGATCTCAGGGTCAATTTCGTCAATGTTCCATCTCTGCCTCTTCCTTCTCATCCTCATCGGAACGTTATCGCCATCTCACGCCGTCGACGACAAATGTGCCGCCTGTAAAGCTGTTGCG GGAGAGCTAGAAATTGGATTTTCCAGA GAGAAGCCGCGGAATCATTTGGATATGCGACATCGTTTGGACTCTAAAGGCCAACGTCAAGGAAAGTTAATCGATTACAG AATCAGCGAGTTAAGAGTCGTTGACCTTCTTGATGGCCTCTGTGATAAGATGCAAGATTACACACTCAGG ATATTTCCAGATTCACATGAATGGTACAAAGTGGGTAACTGGGATAACCTCAAAACAA ATAAGCAAGAAGCTAAGGCATATTCAAAAGATATCTCTTCTTATTGTGGAAG ATTACTTGAAGAAACAGAAGATGAG CTGACTGAATTGATAAAGAAAGGATCTGTTAAAGTGGGCGGTGTGAGCAAAGTTCTCTGTCAAGATTTGAGCAAACATTGCAGTCAGACGAG TGTATCGCGCGAGGCGGAGgttgatgacgatgatgatgatgatgacgaCGAAGATGACGGGGAGCTCTAA